From the Cyanobacteria bacterium GSL.Bin1 genome, one window contains:
- a CDS encoding tetratricopeptide repeat protein → MGNKDQPNAMKQHKWRICLVVLAVGAVVGIWIFSRLYAIYKIQRANTFVRKGQYRSAIALYDQGLETFPKAASIWLNQGFAFAQVKRFEDQLQSYNQALTLDPELIEALNGKALALNALDLNQEALSVFEELLLQSGSVFSGLLSYNEANPQKLLILSDVSAVGEATTNRWLSAF, encoded by the coding sequence AACCCAATGCGATGAAACAGCACAAGTGGCGAATTTGCTTAGTTGTGTTGGCAGTTGGTGCTGTAGTGGGGATTTGGATTTTTTCCCGCCTTTATGCAATTTATAAAATTCAACGCGCCAATACGTTCGTGCGGAAAGGTCAGTATCGCAGCGCGATCGCGCTTTACGATCAGGGCTTAGAAACATTCCCGAAGGCAGCGAGCATCTGGTTAAATCAAGGATTTGCCTTTGCCCAAGTCAAACGGTTTGAAGACCAACTGCAATCTTACAATCAAGCCCTCACCCTCGATCCGGAACTGATAGAAGCCCTTAACGGCAAAGCTTTAGCCCTCAATGCCTTAGATCTCAATCAAGAAGCCTTAAGCGTCTTTGAAGAACTGTTATTACAAAGCGGAAGTGTTTTTTCCGGGTTGCTATCCTACAATGAAGCCAATCCTCAAAAATTACTAATTTTAAGTGATGTCTCGGCAGTTGGAGAGGCTACTACAAATCGATGGCTTTCTGCGTTCTAA